From Brassica rapa cultivar Chiifu-401-42 chromosome A06, CAAS_Brap_v3.01, whole genome shotgun sequence:
CCCTCGAATGAAATTTAATGGGATCCGCAGAGACCATGTCTTCATCCATAGGATTCCAAGTACCCGGATCAATCGAAAGCTCAATTCTCTCTGAACTGGTCATTTTCAAATAATGTCCACATTCTTCACAAACATTCATTTCGACTTTCTTATACATTAATCCATAACAATTGTCGCATTGAATCCACAATTGATTGTAGTTTTTAGTTATATCGAAAGCCTTAGAACTCATTAAATTATTACGATTACTATTAGTTCTTATCTTGTCATTTTTGCTTTCACGAATCTTTCCACTTCCACTACAAATGAAATTATAAATGTAACTTTCATTGGAATTATTACTATCGCTTAAAAAGTGACTATTAATACAGATGTGAGAACGAAAATAAGAGTCAATGCAACTATTAATGTGATTATTACAATTATATTTAGTATCCTTAATGTAAGGATCATAGTGCAGATCGTTGTCACCTTTAGATCTATTATTCAGATAACTAGAACTAcaataactataaaaaaaaatttctaggTCACTCAAATCATTGTTAATCtcaaattttttcttttttatatcaaaatatatagaataactatttttattaCTATCCCTAACAAAAAAGGTGTCATCCGATATGAAATTCCGAATGTCCTTGGAGTTAACTAAAAGATCAACATTATTGTAATAACTAGAACGCTCACCCCAACCATAAAAGTTTTTAtccatatcatatataaaccgGTCTTTACTTATAGTAGTCTTTTCAATAGGAGCAAAACTATCCATTGCTTTACTTAGCTCGCCTCTGTATTCCAATTCTCCCTTAGAAAACATCAAATTGAACCACGATTTTTCCATAGAGCTTCTGGCCTCTATttacatgaaaataaaataacaatagatGAATAGtcattcaatgaaaaaattgaaaaatgcaaaaaaaaaaatttgaatagtTCATTTTCTATTCAGAGTAAGCAAAGCATGTCAATGCAATTGCTAATTGCTAAGATTATTAAGTAAAAGCAAttgaaattaataaatttcaattCTAAATGAAAATAAGGATTTTCTTATATTGTGTAAAATtctcattaaaaaaaagaaatatttgttCTTCGCTTATGAATATAACGATATGAAGAACTTTTTTAGTAAAATCTCGTAtactaatataaaaaaaaggtttttattCCAATACGGAATGAAAAGAAAAGGACAACATGCAGAATGGGTAGAAGAAGTGGGGATACTTGGTTCAAGCCCTGACACGAAacttaaaaaaagaataaaaaaatcctAAGAATCCATATTTCGTATAGAATTTCTTGTGGACACTACAATACAAAAGTGTAGTTGTgtttaatcttctttttttttcagattttgtaTATCTAGATTAAGTATGTATCTATCAAAAACAGTATATACACTAGATAAACTCGGCTCAAtccttttagtaaaaaaaagatTGAGCCGAGTTTAATTGCAATTAAACTAATAAAACGGACGTGAATTACTAATCTAATTTCTAGTCTTGGCCATCTAATTTATCGATGGTTGGGAAGTTAAATGTGATCTCCTTCCATACTTCACAAGCAGCAGCTAGTTCAGGACTCCATTTGCAAGCCTCACGGATAATTTCATTACCCTCGACTGCAAGATCACGTCCCTCATTACGAGCTTGTACACATGCTTCTAGAGCTACTCGGTTAGCTACGGCACCCGGTGCATTTCCCCAAGGGTGGCCTAAAGTTCCGCCACCAAATTGTAGTACGGAATCATCTCCAAAGATCTCGGTCAAAGCAGGCATATGCCAAACGTGAATACCCCCTGAAGCCACAGGTAGAACACCTGGTAGTGAGACCCAATCTTGAGTGAAAAAGATACCACGACTTCGGTCTTTTTCAACATAATCATCGCGCAGTAAATCAACAAAGCCCAAAGTTGACTCCCTGTCTCCTTCAAGTTTACCTACTACTGTACCCGCGTGAACATGATCTCCACCCGATAGACGTAAAGCTTTAGCTAGTACACGGAAGTGCATACCATGATTCTTCTGTCTATCAATAACAGCGTGCATTGCACGGTGGATGTGAAGAAGTAGGCCATTATCTCGGCAATAATGAGCCAAACTAGTATTTGCGGTGAATCCCCCTGTTAAGTAGTCATGCATTACGATAGGAACTCCCAATTCTCTGGCAAATATAGCTCTTTTCATCATTTCTTCGCATGTACCCGCAGTAGCATTCAAATAATGTCCTTTGATTTCACCTGTTTCAGCCTGTGATTTATAAATAGCTTCGGCACAAAATAAGAAACGGTCTCTCCAACGCATAAATGGTTGAGAGTTCACATTCTCATCATCTTTGGTAAAATCAAGTCCACCACGTAGACATTCATAAACTGCTCTACCATAGTTCTTCGCGGATAACCCCAACTTAGGTTTAATAGTACATCCTAATAGGGGACGTCCATACTTGTTCAATTTATCTCTTTCAACTTGGATACCATGAGGTGGTCCCTGGAAAGTTTTAGTATAAGCCGGAGGGATTCGCAGATCCTCTAGACGTAGAGCAGCCAGGGCTTTGAACCCAAATACGTTACCCACAATTGaggtaaacatgttagtaacaGACCCTTCTTCAAAAAGGTCTAATGGGTAAGCTACATACGCAATAAATTGAGTTTCTTCTCCTGGAACGGGCTCGATGTGGTAGCATCGTCCTTTGTAACGGTCAAGGCTGGTAAGCCCATCGGTCCACACAGTTGTCCATGTACCAGTAGAAGATTCAGCAGCTACCGCAGCCCCTGCTTCTTCAGGTGGAACTCCGGGTTGAGGAGTTACTCGGAATGCTGCCAAGATATCAGTATCCTTGGTTTCATATTCAGgagtataataatttaatttatactctTTAACACCAGCTTTGAATCCAACACTTGCTTTAGTCTCTGTTTGTGGTGACATAAGTCCCTCCCTACAAGTCATGAATTTAGAATTCTtgcaataaaacaaaacaacaaggTCTACTCGACATAAATTAGGAATAGATTTAATTAACCTTTTTCACAGGAATCTTTCACAAAATTATCAACTAATCAGAATGATTCTTTATTAGACCATGATATTTGATTCGCCAAATACATCATTATTGTATATTCTTTCATATGTATAGCGCAACCTAATACTTGTTTTTCCAGTTTTGAATCTTTGACTTTTTATAAAtcgaaatatttaatattaaaataataataaaatcacTCTTGACAGTAATATATGTTGTATATGTAAATCCTAGATATGACAATATGCGGAATTCATCcatgaaaatgaaaaacaagGGGGGGGTTGATATCGATGGGACGCATAACCGGATATgctaaaatgaaaatatgaaaaaaaaaaagctaatgaGATCGAAATAATGAATCATAAATAGAGTTCCATTTCGGAATTGGCTAGATAAAACAAAGTCTTGCCTATTATGACAAATAAATCAAAGACTTTCcacaaaaattttttttattcatatattttttattttaaaactaggtTTTGGTTAGTTGAGCTTGAAAACGACTATTCCTTCATTGAAATTTAATTAAGTAAAAAATTGAATTGCATATTCGCTTGGGTGGTACCAATGAAATCGAGTGCTTACTCCCATTTATTATTGAATTAACCAATGAATTTACTATACGAAGATTTTTTCTGTATTCGAAAAATTTCGCAACAAAAttgaacatattttttattatgagAATAAATCCTACTACTTCGGATCCAGCGGTTTCAATACGTGAAAAAAACAACCTGGGACGTATTGCCCAAATCATTGGTCCGGTACTGGATGTAGCCTTTCCCCCGGGCAAGATGCCTAATATTTACAATGCTCTGGTGGTTAAGGGTCGAGATACGCTTGGTCAAGAAATTAATGTGACTTGTGAAGTACAGCAATTATTAGGAAACAACCGAGTTAGAGCTGTAGCTATGAGCGCGACCGAGGGTTTAAAGAGAGGGATGGACGTGGTTGATATGGGAAATCCTCTAAGTGTTCCAGTCGGCGGAGCGACTCTAGGACGAATTTTCAATGTACTTGGGGAACCTGTTGATAATTTAGGTCCTGTCGATACTCTCACAACATCTCCTATCCATAAATCCGCGCCTGCTTTTATAGACTTAGATACAACCTTATCTATTTTTGAAACAGGAATTAAAGTAGTAGATCTTTTGGCCCCTTATCGTCGTGGGGGAAAAATCGGACTATTCGGTGGGGCTGGCGTGGGTAAAACAGTACTAATTATGGAATTGATCAACAACATTGCCAAAGCTCATGGTGGTGTATCCGTATTTGGTGGAGTAGGCGAACGAACTCGTGAAGGAAATGATCTTTACATGGAAATGAAAGAATCTGGAGTCATTAATGAACTAAACCTTGCGGACTCCAAAGTAGCCCTAGTCTACGGTCAGATGAATGAACCGCCGGGAGCTCGTATGAGAGTTGGTCTGACTGCCTTAACTATGGCAGAATATTTCCGAGATGTTAATGAGCAAGACGTACTTCTATTTATCGACAATATCTTCCGTTTTGTACAAGCAGGATCCGAGGTATCCGCTTTATTGGGTAGAATGCCTTCTGCTGTGGGTTACCAACCCACCCTTAGTACCGAAATGGGTTCTTTACAAGAAAGAATTACTTCTACGAAAAAAGGGTCCATAACCTCTATTCAAGCAGTTTATGTACCTGCAGACGATTTGACTGACCCTGCTCCTGCCACCACATTTGCACATTTAGATGCGACTACCGTACTATCAAGAGGATTAGCTGCTAAAGGTATCTATCCAGCGGTAGATCCTTTAGATTCAACGTCAACTATGCTACAACCTCGAATCGTTGGCGAGGAACATTATGAAACTGCGCAACAAGTAAAGCAAACTTTACAACGTTACAAGGAGCTTCAGGACATTATAGCTATCCTGGGGTTGGACGAATTATCCGAAGAGGATCGCTTAACCGTCGCAAGAGCACGAAAGATTGAGCGTTTCTTATCACAACCTTTTTTCGTAGCAGAAGTATTTACAGGTTCTCCGGGAAAATATGTTGGGCTAGCGGAAACAATTAGAGGGTTTAATTTGATCCTTTCCGGAGAATTTGATTCTCTTCCTGAACAGGCCTTTTACTTAGTGGGTAACATCGATGAAGCTACTGCGAAGGCTACGAACTTAGAAATGGAGAGTAAATTGAAGAAATGACCTTAAATCTTTGTGTACTGACTCCGAATCGAATTGTTTGGGATTCAGAAGTAAAAGAAATCATTTTATCTACTAATAGTGGACAAATTGGCGTATTACCAAATCACGCGCCGATTGCCACAGCTGTTGATATAGGTATTTTGAAAATACGCCTTAATAACCAATGGTTAACAATGGCTCTGATGGGCGGTTTTGCTAGAATAGGCAATAATGAAATTACTATTTTAGTAAATGATGCAGAGAAGAATAGTGACATTGATCCACAAGAAGCTCAGCAAACTCTTGAAATAGCAGAGGCGAACTTGAGAAAAGCTGAAGGCAAGAGACAAACAATTGAGGCAAATCTAGCTCTCAGACGAGCTCGGACACGCGTCGAGGCTCTCAATACGATTTGATTTTGTAACTAGCTGACGTATAAAAAAATAGGATCCAAaagcgagaaaaaaaaaaaaaaaaagctggcTACAAAAACTTATTAGACACCATTGATCATGGTGTCTAATAAGTTATACCTACTATTGGATTTGAACCAATGACTCCTGCCGTATGAAAGCAATACTCTAACCACTGAGTTAAGTAGGTTATTTATCATCGTAAAGAGAAGGCACGGGGATACTTATCACATCGATAGGATTATAAATCCAATATTATTTCTAAGCAATACCAATAAACAACGAGATGAAAGAGATATAATGTTCGATCATATAATATTAATCTTGACAAGAAATTATCTACATGATAAGATAAAATGTGGATCATAAACACAAGGGCTATAGCTCAGTTAGGTAGAGCACCTCGTTTACACGTGCGCCAAAGTTTTTCAGAGGAGTCCATCACGCAATCAAACCAATTGATTGATCTTATTAATAAATCGATGTCTTACTCCATGACTTTTTTTTAGGAAAAAGAGGAGAACAATAGCCTGACATTAGGTCCTATTAAAGTACCCCATTTCGGTAGGGAATTAATAGAACCCATCATTGATTTGAGATATTGATAGGGTGAATACCCAGTCTACTTAATGCTAGGCAGAATGAGTATAAGGAACTCAAAAATGATCTTTTCGTCCTATGAACCTTAAGGTGTAGCAAGTttcatatttgattttttaatcaGGATGTTAGAGACTATATTTAACTTAAGTTGATCTAGACCAAAAGCAAACCTACGTCAAGAGAACCCTTCTTTGAAACACTTTGGTAGTTATTCTGTATTGTATTAGAATTatagaattaaaaaataatcaatcaGAGTACTTGGAACcatttcttatcttttttttttaagaaaaaatatggtAGACTAACTGATCTTTCTATCAGTTAATGAAAGAGCccaatgcaaaaaaaaatgcatGTTGGGTCTTTGAAAGAGTTCGAATCATTTTGATAATAATAAGTTCGAGCTCTTTTACCGAGCAGGTCTACGGTTCGAATCCGTATAGCCCTAACTAATAAATTTATTCTAATAAATGACATTCAAATCCAAATAATTGGATAATTTTTGACTTATTATTGTATTCTTTATTTCTAACTGGTTACTTTCAATTTGTTGGTTCATAAAAAAAACTCCCAGACCCTAAACCATAAGTCCTGGGGGTCGTTCAGAATAAAACGGAAAACCAAATTTGATTTCAGTGGATCCAATCACTATCTATCGATATATCTAGATAGATACTTATAATTTAGAATAAACGTTTTTTATTCATTCATTTTCATAGTCGTAAGTGGATTTTTTGATAcgtcataattttaaaaacgaagatatttttatcaatttgttttatttttaaataaaacataaagcAAATTTAAGaaacagaaataaaaaaaattactagttattaatcatattaatattatattattaatatgaGAAACTATTAGTAATAGAAACATGGAAATATTAAGTAATAAGTGTACTGAAAATAAGATTACAATCAATAAATCTTAAAAGGAGACGTCTACCACAGCAACCAAACGAAAATAAATGATTCGATTAACctgaatttttgttttgacGCAAGAGTTATATATACCTTGCCCAATCCACTCCGATTGGAATTGACTAAGCGGGTATTTTTTCCACATTCATAGGAGTTCGTCTATGTTTCTGCTTTAcgaatatgatattttctgggcatttttaataatatcaaGTGCTATTCCTGTTTTGGCATTTCTAATTTCCGGGGTTTTATCTCCAATTACGAAGGGGCCGGAGAAACTTTCTAGTTATGAATCAGGTATAGAACCGATCGGGGATGCTTGGTTACAATTTAGAATCCGTTATTATATGTTTGCTCtagtttttgttgtttttgatgttGAAACCGTTTTTCTGTATCCGTGGGCAATGAGTTTCGATGTACTAGGGGTATCCGCTTTTATAGAAGCTTTCATTTTCGTGCTTATCCTAATTCTTGGTTTAGTTTATGCATGGCGAAAAGGAGCGTTGGAATGGTCTTAGTTCGTTTCCTGAATACTTGTACAATAACAatcaaaaaaaagtaaaaaaaaaccattgaAACAATTATGAATTCCATTAAGTTTCCCGTACTTGATCGAACAACAAAAAACTCAGTTATTTCAACTACGTTAAATGATCTTTCAAATTGGTCAAGACTTTCCAGCCTATGGCCGCTTCTTTATGGTACCAGTTGTTGTTTTATTGAATTTGCCTCATTAATAGGCTCCCGATTTGACTTTGATCGTTATGGGCTAGTACCAAGATCAAGTCCTAGACAGGCGGACCTTATTTTAACAGCAGGTACAGTAACAATGAAAATGGCTCCTTCTTTAGTGAGATTATATGAACAAATGCCTGAACCAAAGTATGTTATTGCTATGGGAGCGTGTACAATTACAGGGGGGATGTTCAGTACCGATTCTTATAGTACTGTTCGAGGGGTTGATAAGCTAATTCCTGTAGATGTCTATTTGCCGGGTTGTCCACCTAAACCAGAGGCTGTTATAGACGCTATAACAAAGCTTCGTAAGAAAATAGCTAGAGAAATCTATAAGGATCGAATTAGACCTCAACGGGGTAATCGGTGTTTTACTACCAATCACAAGTTTTTTGTTGTACGCAGTACACAGACTGGAAATTATGATCAAGAATTACTCTATCCACCATCATCTACTTCAGAGATCTCTActgaaacattttttaaatacaaaagcCCAGTATCTTCCCACGAATTAGTGAATTAGGGAGGATTTGagagaataagaaaaaaatcttcaTAAATTAGAACTCATGGTAAATGTGAAAtacttaaatttatataaaaaaggtGTGGGGGAAATAAAAAAGATGCAGGGCACTTTGTCCGTTTGGCTAGCCAAACGCGGGCTGGTTCATAGATCGTTGGGCTTCGATTACCAAGGAATAGAGACTTTACAAATAAAGCCCGAAGATTGGCATTCTATTGCTgtaattttatatgtatatggtTACAATTATTTACGTTCCCAATGTGCCTATGATGTGGCACCAGGTGGCCTCTTAGCCAGTGTGTATCATCTTACGAGAATAGAATATGGTGTCAATCAAGCGGAAGAAGTTTGCATAAAAGTATTTACTCACAGGAGTAATCCCAGAATTCCATCTGTTTTCTGGGTTTGGAAAAGTACGGATTTTCAAGAACGGGAATCTTATGATATGTTAGGAATCACTTATGATAGCCATCCGCGGCTGAAACGGATCTTAATGCCCGAAAGTTGGATAGGGTGGCCTTTACGTAAGGATTATATTGCCCCCAATTTTTATGAAATACAAGATGCTTATtgaatgataaaaaatttgaatgatAAAAATGAGTCTTAGTTTCTACAACTACGGACCTTCGCGGAATATTTCGAATTCGAGTCGTTTTTAGATCAAACAAACAGAAGAATTAAGGTCTTATTCATATTATTATAGATAGCTTAATCTCCAATTTGAAAGATACTTTTTTCCTAAAAGCCGAGCCAATAGGatgaactaaaaaaaaaaaaaagagttctgCATTATGAACTTTGTATCGCGCACATAACTTAGTCAACTTTAGTCACATAACTGGGAATGAATAAATAAGATTGGAAAGCAATACAATAAATGGGGGGGGGTTAAAATTCTATTTCTATTGTATCTAATCTAATGAATCTTGGGGGTATTTCTGCCCTTCAACGATAGATACTATAGATagatatagatagatagatatagatctttttttttacttttttttattctttcaaCCAGAACTTTCCTTTCGAATATGTATTAGGTATAAAgtcttatacattttttttgaacGGATGGATCCACAACATGAACAAAAAAGAGAGGGGGATAAAGGATTATTGCACTTTTTTTACTAAAGATACGTTTAATTTGAAGACTATAAACTTATCAAAATTAATCAATCCTATGCCAAGAACCAGATTTGAACTGGTGGCACGAGGATTTTCAGTCCTCTGCCCTATGCCAAGAACCAGATTTGAACTGGTGACACGAGGATTTTCAGTCCTCtgctctaccaactgagctatcCCGGCCATTACCGAAGTATCATTCTCATTTTATGAGATGACTTAGGTCTATGTCAATTAAAAGAAACGCAAAAGTAGTAAATGAAAAAAGTTTTGGACCGGGAATTTATTGGATCTTCGAAAAGAAGACTTTCTAAGTTTTagaatgaaaaattatttagattCGAAATAATTCAAATCGATAGTTCTTTCTCATTTGTATATGTATGATATATCCCACAAGACTTGTatataataagaaaagaaaTTCGA
This genomic window contains:
- the LOC117125990 gene encoding ribulose bisphosphate carboxylase large chain, with protein sequence MTCREGLMSPQTETKASVGFKAGVKEYKLNYYTPEYETKDTDILAAFRVTPQPGVPPEEAGAAVAAESSTGTWTTVWTDGLTSLDRYKGRCYHIEPVPGEETQFIAYVAYPLDLFEEGSVTNMFTSIVGNVFGFKALAALRLEDLRIPPAYTKTFQGPPHGIQVERDKLNKYGRPLLGCTIKPKLGLSAKNYGRAVYECLRGGLDFTKDDENVNSQPFMRWRDRFLFCAEAIYKSQAETGEIKGHYLNATAGTCEEMMKRAIFARELGVPIVMHDYLTGGFTANTSLAHYCRDNGLLLHIHRAMHAVIDRQKNHGMHFRVLAKALRLSGGDHVHAGTVVGKLEGDRESTLGFVDLLRDDYVEKDRSRGIFFTQDWVSLPGVLPVASGGIHVWHMPALTEIFGDDSVLQFGGGTLGHPWGNAPGAVANRVALEACVQARNEGRDLAVEGNEIIREACKWSPELAAACEVWKEITFNFPTIDKLDGQD
- the LOC117125991 gene encoding ATP synthase subunit beta, chloroplastic, with amino-acid sequence MRINPTTSDPAVSIREKNNLGRIAQIIGPVLDVAFPPGKMPNIYNALVVKGRDTLGQEINVTCEVQQLLGNNRVRAVAMSATEGLKRGMDVVDMGNPLSVPVGGATLGRIFNVLGEPVDNLGPVDTLTTSPIHKSAPAFIDLDTTLSIFETGIKVVDLLAPYRRGGKIGLFGGAGVGKTVLIMELINNIAKAHGGVSVFGGVGERTREGNDLYMEMKESGVINELNLADSKVALVYGQMNEPPGARMRVGLTALTMAEYFRDVNEQDVLLFIDNIFRFVQAGSEVSALLGRMPSAVGYQPTLSTEMGSLQERITSTKKGSITSIQAVYVPADDLTDPAPATTFAHLDATTVLSRGLAAKGIYPAVDPLDSTSTMLQPRIVGEEHYETAQQVKQTLQRYKELQDIIAILGLDELSEEDRLTVARARKIERFLSQPFFVAEVFTGSPGKYVGLAETIRGFNLILSGEFDSLPEQAFYLVGNIDEATAKATNLEMEKVKEIILSTNSGQIGVLPNHAPIATAVDIGILKIRLNNQWLTMALMGGFARIGNNEITILVNDAEKNSDIDPQEAQQTLEIAEANLRKAEGKRQTIEANLALRRARTRVEALNTI